CGCTCGCCAAAGCCATGGCGGGTGTGGAGAAAGTGATCCACTTGGCTGCCGTCAACCGCGACCGCGGCGCGGTGACCATGGAACGCGTGAACACCCAAGGCACGATCAACGTCGTCGAAGCGGCGAAGCAAGCCGGCGTGAAGCACATCATCAACCTGGTCGGGCTAGGCGCCGACCCGAAGCGCCCCTATCCGCTGGCCTATACGCAGGGGCGGGGCGTAGAAGCGATCATCGCCAGCGGCATTCCATACACAATTCTGGAAGCCTCGGTGATCTTTGGTCCGGGCGACGAGTTTCTCAACACCCTGGCCGGCCTGGCGCGCATCCCGCCATTCATGATCGTGCCCGGCGATGGCCAGACCAAATTTCAGCCGATCGCCGTGCAGGACGTCGCGGCTTGTCTGGTGCATTCACTATCCAAGCCCGAGGTGATCAACCGCCGCTTGCAGATTTGCGGCAGCGAAGTGATCACGCTCGAAGGCATCATAGACGCGATTCTGGCCGAGCTGCGCGTCAAGCGCATCAAGCTGCATATGCCGGTCTTCCTGTTGAAGCCGGCCGTCGCCATCATGGATGTGCTCCTGCCTAGGCCGCCGGTGACACCCAGCCTGCTTGCGCAACTGGGCGTGGATAACGTGGCGACGGACAACGCCACGACCAAAGTGTTCGGCATCGAGCCGATCAAGTTGCGCGACGGCATCGGATTCGTGCGTGAGATGTCCTTCGGCAAGTTGATGGCGCGCACCTTCGGCCGGGCGGAGTATCGCTGAGACGCAAGACTTAAGACGCACCCCCCCCCCCCAATGCGCCGTTTCGAGTATTCCTTCGTCGTGAACGCGCCGCTCGACAAAGTCTGGGCGTTCCACGACGACCCGACCGCGCTGCCGAAGGTGATGACCGGTCCGGTGAAGATGCACGTGCACCATGTAGATCGCCCACTGCAGCCGGGCAGCCGCATCCTGATGACGATGCAAATCGGGCCGATCCGCCGTCGCTGGAATGTCCGGCTGCGCGCGAAGGAAGCCCCGCGCTTCTTCACCGACGAGCAGATCGAAGGCGAAGGGCCGTTTCGACGGTGGCGCCACACGCATGCATTCGAGGCGATAGATGCCGATCGCACCCGTGTGATTGATCGTCTGGAATACGAGCCCCCGTTCGGCTGGCTCGGCAAGATCGGCGATGTGCTGTTCGGCGGCATCGTCATGCGCGGCATGTTTGCTTCGCGTGCCAGAGCAACCCGGCGATGGCTGGAGTCGCAGGCTTCGGATGCAACGCGGCCGGCCAGCGCCGAGCAGTTGGCAAAGTGAGTTTCTCTGAGTGCCTTGAGTTGGAGCAGTGATGAAAGATCGAGTCGTTGTGATCACCGGCGCAAGCAGCGGCATCGGCCGCGCTGCTGCGCTGATGCTGGCGAAGGCCGGCGCCAAATTGGGGCTGGCGGCGCGCAACTATCACGCGCTGATGGAAGTGGCCGACGCTGCCCGGCAGCTCGGCGCGCAGGCCATCGCCGTCCCCACCGACGTGACGCAGAAAGACCAGGTGGCCGACATGGTGAGTGAGGTGCTGGCCAGCTTCGGGCGGATTGACGGGCTGGTGAACTGCGCCGGCGTGGGCGTCATCCGGCCAATCGAGCAACTGACCGAAGCGGATATTGACCGCACCTATGCCGTGAACACGAAGGGCGTCATCCTGGTCTCGCAGGCGGTCGGAGCGGCAATGCTGAAAACCGGCGGTGGCAGGATCGTCACGCCGGTGGGCACGATGGGGCGCTACGTGATGCGCGGCAGCGCCGCCTACAGCGCGAGCAAATGGGGCGCAGTGGGTGCGCTCAAGGCGATGGCGACCGAGTGGCAACGCAGTGGCATCGGCATCACATTGCTCTACCTCGGCGGTGTGAATTCCCCGTTCTGGGACGCGATTGACATGAAGGTGCAGCGCGACAAGATGCTGAGCACAGAGGATGCCGCTCAGGCGATCCTCTACGCGCTGCAAGCGCCGCCGAACGGTGTGCTCAACGAGATCGTGCTACAACCGGAAAGTCACCAGTTCATCTAGTTGCAACGGGTCAGACCGCGCGAAGCGGTCTGACCCGTAAAGATTTACCCACCGACGAACGTGCCGGCAACTGTAAGGCCGGCGATGACCCCGCCCAAAATCAACGAGAGCACGAAGATGATGACGTTGACGATGATAGCGGTCAAAATAGCCTTCTGCGTGTCCAGGCCGGCGGCTTCGCGGATGGCCAACACCGTGGCAACGATGCCCAACACCAGCGCGATGATGGAACCGACCAACGGGATGATGACCGGGATCTGGAAGATGTAGGTATGTCCCAAGATGCGCAGCATCTCCGTTGTGTTCGTCTGGCCCTGAAAGAACCTCGACGCCACAAAGGCCGTCAGCCAGCTTCCCAGCAACCAGCCAATCAGCGCCCCGAAAATGGATAAGAGGATCGCGCCTATGAAGCCGAGCGGGCTGCCTAGCAAGCCACTGATTACACCAACCAGCAAGGTGACGACGATGACGATGATGGCCGCCGGCTGGAGCGCGTTTGCATCGTGCGCCACTTCGCGATAGACGGGAGCTTTGAACGTAACGATGCCTTGCAGTCGTTCAATTAGAGAAGCTGACGATGTCATGTGTGTTACCTCCGAGTGAGTCTGCTTGAGCAAGATATCCGTTCTGTGTTAAGAACGTGCTGAACCTTGGGTCACTTGTCCGCACCCGAGTATGGGCGCGACACTTAGGATGTGCAGGACTTTCAAACCACGATGTTGTTGGTGCGCACGTATTGGCCGCAGAGGTTCCCCAGCAACACGACGATGTAGGGCGCGGCCAGCAGTGAGATGACGAGAGAGAGGATCTGGCCTAGGCAGGGGATGATGTTGAGCACACCGACGATCAGGCTGAGGACGATGGCAATGCCGATGATCACGATGAAAATCATCAGGTAGTCGCCGCTGTTGACGCGCGCGGTGTTCAACAGCTCGCCGATGCGCAGGCAGGCGCCGATGTCTTTCGTCTTGGTGTACTGGATGTAGATCGCCGGCGAGAGGTAAGCCAGGAGCAGACCGTAGATCAGCGCCAGACAACCCATCGCGAACATGAGCACGCCGATGCCGGCGGCAGCGGCGCCTTGTACGGCTTCGCCGCCTTCGGACAGAGCCGCCAGGCCGCCGCTGGCAATCGTGACGATGCAGCTCAGCAGGATAATCGGCAACCCGAGGATGAGGGTGACGACGAACAGCTTCAGACCATCCATGAACTTTTCGCCAAGGTTATCCCAGGTGGGCAACGGGACATCCATGCCGTTCGATGTGTTCTTGAGGTGTTCGATAGCGTAGCCGCTCAGCGCGAAGTTGAGGATGGGCACCAATGCGATCAGCGCGCCGATGCCGAGTTTGCTGGGCCAGTTTTGGTCTTCGGTGGGATGCTGCACGGCCCGTCCGATGTCAATCATTGCGTAGCTCCTTTGAGAAATAAACGCACGGACGCGCAACGGCCGGCAACCCTCTCTCGGCCCGTTTCAAGCGCATCCCGTGATGGATTAATTGAACTGCGCCGAATTGTAGTGACCGTCTGCAAATTCACAAGTTGAGACACGCTTAGGCCACGCGACCTTCGAGCGGTTCACCGTTGAGCGCGCGCCGGACGTTGGCGTAGAACTCGGCAAACTCGCTGCTGAATCCGCTGTCGTTGCAACTGCCGATATGCGGTAATAGGAAGATGTTCGCGTCGGGATCGCTGTCGGCCAGCATGAGGAGCGGGTTGTCCGGCCGGATCGGTTCCCACTCATAGGTGTCGAACGACGCGCCAGCCAGATGGCCGGATCGCACCGCGTCGGCGACTGCTTGCTCATCCACCACGCTGCCGCTGCCGGCTTCCACCAACCAGGCACCGGGCTTCATCATGGCGATTCGTGTCGCGTTCAGCCAGAGGTCGGTTTCCTGGAAGTAGGGGAGCAGGCACACGACGATGTCGCTCTCGCGCAACACCTGCTCTGCGTCACGATGGACGATGCCTAGCTCCTCCTCCACGAAGCGCGGCAGCGGATGGCGCTTGGCGTAGAGCAGCCGGCAGCCCCATGGCCACAGGCGGCGCGCCAGCTCCGCGCCGATCTCGCCGAAGCCGAGGATGCCGATGGTCTTGCCGTAGATCAAGCTCACGCGCGTTTGTCCGCTCCAGTTGAAGGCGAATACGTCCTCTGTGGTGCGGCGCGGACCGGAGGGAAGGAAAGCTTCCGGCGGCATGTGCAACACCTTTTGCAGGGGCACGGCCCGGCGCAGCACGGCCAGCATTTGCAGCATCAGGTTCTCGGCCACGGCGATGGTGCCGCGAATCGGGCGCACGCACACCGGCACATGAAACTCGCGGGCGGCATCCAGGTCTATGTCGTGGTAGAGCGAGCCGATGCGCTGGATGATCTTCAGGCGCGGCCCGGCTTCGATCATCGCGCGATCCACGCCGCCGGCGCGCTCGGTGATCAACGCATCGGCGTCGCGCAGCAACCGAAGTACTTCATCGCGCGAAACCTCGGTGCTGCGGCGCATGACGACCTCGAACTCGGCGGGGGCAGCGGACAGTCGCCAGGCTTGATGCTGTTTGCCCAGGGGGCAGAGGTAGAGGACGGTGTATCGGGCCATGCGGCGAGTTTACAATGTACGGCATGAGCGAGGTTGTGGCCGTCTCCAGGGTGACGCAAGCAGGGGAACGCGTTCCCCCGCTCGAAAACGGCGACCGGCTGACGCGCCGGGAGTTCGAGCGGCGTTATGCTGCCATGCCCAACGTCAAAAAGGCAGAGCTGATCGAAGGAGTCGTATACATGCTCTCCCCTCTCCACGTCAGCGCACACGCTGAACCGCACGCCACCATTGTAGGCTGGCTATGGACCTACGCAGTCAATACGCCTGGCGTGCGCCTCGCCGACAACGCCACGTTGCAGTTGGACATGGACAACGAGTTCCAGCCCGATGTCATGCTGTTTGTTGACCCGGCGTTGGGCAGCCGGGCGCGCATCACGGACGACGACTACATCGCCGGCGCGCCGGAGCTGATCGTCGAGATCGCCGCCAGCAGCGCTTCGATAGACGTGCACGACAAGTTGAAGGTCTACCGGCGCAGCGGCGTGCAGGAGTTCCTGGTCTGGCGCACACGCGATGCCGCGATAGATTGGTGGGAGATGCGCGAGGGCGACTATGCGCCCTTGTCCCGCGCAGGCGGCGTGATCGGCAGCCGCGTCTTCCCCGGCTTGGCCTTGGATGTGGACGCGCTGCTGCGCAACGACCTGGCGCATGTGCTGGCCGTGCTGCAGGACGGTCTGCGTAGCGACCTGCACGCAGGTTTCGTCGAGCAGCTTCGCCGGCGCGGGAGCGGAGCGCCATCGCGCGTATGAGCACGAAGATCGTCGTCATCGGCGCAGGCAGCGTGAGCTTCGGCCCGGCCATCCTCAGAGACCTCTTCGCTTTTGCCGGCGACCTGCGCGGCAGCGAGATCTGGCTGGTGGACATCAACGCCGAAGCGCTCGACGTGATGGCGCGCTATGCGGACAAGTTGAATGCCGCCTTCGATCAGCCCTTCACGTTGCACGCCACGACCGATCGCTGCCAGGCGTTACCCGGCGCGCGTTTCGTCATCGTTTCGGTCGCCGTAGATCGTTTGGCGACGTGGAAGCTGGATTGGCAGATCCCGCTCAAACACGGCGTGCGCCACATCCTGGGCGAAAACGGTGGGCCGGGTGGGTTGAGCCACACACTGCGCAACATCCCGCTGCTGCTCAGCATCGCCCGCGACGTGGAGCGGCTCGCGCCGCAAGCCATGCTGCTCAACTTCACCAACCCGATGAGCCGGCTGTGCATGGCGCTCGACCGATATACGCGCGTGCGCTTCGTTGGGCTGTGCCATCAAATCGGCGAGGGATACCACATCGTCAACCGCGCCCTCGGCCTCGTGCCGGAGAGCGGCGATTGGTGGGCCGACACGCACGCGATTCAGCAGCGCATCCACATCACGGCCGCCGGCCTGAACCATTTCACGTTCATCCTCGACTTACGCGATGCCCAGACGGGCGAAGACTTGTATCCGCTGTTGCGCGAGCGGTTGGCCAAGATGCCGATGGACTTCGAGTTGATGTCGCGCCGGTTGATGGACGTCTTCGGCCTGTTCTGTGCGACGGGCGACGGCCACGCCGGCGAATACATCGGCTTCGCTGCGGAGACGATGGCGCTGACCGGCTACGACTTTCACCGCTACGAGAAGCACGGGCATGAGCAGTGGGAGCGCATCCGCCGCATCGCCGGCTCGACGGATCCGGCTGATTTGGTCGAGCTGAAGGCATCCGTCCGGCATCCTGGCGAACGTGCCGTGCCGATCATCCATGCCATGCTGCGTGACCTGAACCAGTATGAGCTTTCGGCCAACATCCGCAACGACGGCTGCATCAGCAACTTGCCGGGCGATGCCATCGTCGAAGTGCCGGCGATCGTGAACGCGCGCGGCGTCCACGGCATCCATGTCGGCCCGCTGCCGAAAGGGCTGGCCGCCATCATGCGCCGTGAAGTCGAGATTCAAGAGCTGGTGGTGGAGGCTGGCGTGAAGGGCGACCGCAACGCTGCACTCCAGGCGCTGCTGCTCGACCCGCACATCCACAGCTATGCGCAGGCCACGCATCTGCTCGACGACCTGCTCAAGGCGCACGCCAAGTACCTGCCTCAGTTCGCTTGAAGACAGGATGAACACAATGAGCAGTTTGGGGCTGTTTGCGTTCGTAGAAGCGAAACTTCTTTTTGAACTCCAACCATTCCGTCCTAGATGAACGACTTGACCGAAGTTCGCAATTTCATCCTCGCGCGCCGGCAGGCGACGCTCGCCGTCTGCGCCAACGACGAGCCGTTCACCGCAATGACGTCGTATGTGGTCGAGCCGGGCGTAGCCGGCCTGCTCATCCACCTCAGCGACCTCGCGCCGCACAAACGCATGTTGCTGGCCAACCCCAAGTGCAGCGTGCTGATCGCCGAAGCCGACGACGGCCGCGCCGAGGTCATGTCGCTGGCCCGCGTGGCTTTGCAGGGCATCGCAGCGAAGATCGAGAAGCACACAGACGACTATGCGCAGGCCAAAGCGCGCTTTCTGGCTCGCCTGCCGTCCAGCGAGATCATGTTCGGCTTACCCGATTTCGACCTATTCCGCATCACGCCGACCGGCGGGCGGTTCATCGGCGGTTTCGGGCGTGCCTTCGCCTTCACCGCCGACCAACTCATTCAAATCTCCAATCCCTAATCTCCAATCTCCAATCTCAAATCTCAAATCTCTTCACCACTGCACCATGAGCACACTCTCGTTCCCTCCCGGTTTCCTGTGGGGCACAGCGACCTCCTCATATCAGATCGAAGGCGCAGCACACGAAGATGGCCGCGGGCGATCCATCTGGGATGACTTCTGCCGCTACAAGGACGCCATCCAGGACGGCAGCGACGGCAGCGTTGCGTGCGATCACTATCACCGCTATCGAGAAGATGTGGCGCTGATGAAGCAACTTGGCTTACAGGCCTATCGCTTCTCGATTGCCTGGCCGCGCATCTTGCCGAAGGGTTACGGCGCGGTCAACCCCAAGGGGGTCGCGTTCTACGACCGGCTGGTAGATGAGCTGCTGGCTGCCGGCATCCGCCCATTCGTCACGCTGTATCACTGGGATTTGCCTTCAGCGCTGCACGCGCAGGGAGGCTGGACGACGCGCGACAGCGCCGGCTGGTTCGCCGATTACGCCGCGGTCGTCGTGCGCGCCCTAGGCGACCGCGTGAAGGACTGGATCACGCTGAACGAACCGTGGTGCAGCGCCTACCTGGGCTACGAGTTTGGCATGCATGCACCGGGTTACCAAGACAAAGCCTTGGCCTCACGCGCCGGTCACAACCTGTTGTTGGCGCATGCGCTGGGCATGCAAGCGATCCGTGCTGCCGGCAATGCCGAGACCCGCGTGGGCATCACGCTGAACTTCGAGCCACGCCTGCCGGCCACCGACAGCGACGAAGACCGCCGGGCCGCCGAGCAGGAGTTCGACTGGCAGTACGAGGGCTTCGCCGAGCCGATCCTGACCGGCGCCTACAGCCAGCGCATGCTCGATCGCATGGCCGGCGCTGCCGATATCCGCGCCGGTGACCTCGCGATGATCGCGGCGCGCAACGACTTCATCGGCGTGAACTACTACAGCGCCGTGCGGGTGAGTGCCACCAGAGGCGCAGTGTACGACGATGATCCTGAATTCACGCGCATGGGCTGGGCAGTGCGGCCGGACGGGCTCTACGCCATCCTGATGAAGCTGCACCGCGCCACGCAGGGACGCACGCCGCTCTATATCACCGAGAACGGCGCGTCGTTCAGCGATACGGTCACCGACGGGCGCGTGCATGACGAACGCCGCGTCGCGTATCTGCGCGCGCACTTCGCAGCGACGCACCGGGCGATTCAAGACGGCGCCGACGTGCGCGGCTTCTTCGTTTGGTCGTTGATGGATAACTTCGAGTGGTCCTTCGGCTACCAGCAATGCTTTGGGATCGTGCACGTGGACTATGCGACGCAGCAGCGCACCATCAAAGATAGCGGCTATTACCTGCGCGACGTGATCGCTGCCAACGCAATTTGATCGCGCCTACGGCGCCGGCCGACGTCGCAGCCGCCACCACACGCCAACCGGATAGCCGAGCATCTTGGCGACGTCGCCCACGACGCGGATGACCGGCACCAGCGCAATGGTCTTCAGCTTCTCTGACCAGGGCAAGCCGCGCCACCAGCGCCCCAGCCGGCGGTAGGGCGTCCGCGTATATGCGACGACGCCGGCCAGCAGCAGGAGCGCGGCGAGCAGCTTGACCGCCGGCGCGCCCCAGATCAGGCCGACCAACAGCGCCGGCAGCACCACCAGATACGTCATGTAGCGCACCCAGTGCCGCTTGAGGAATAGGTTCGCTTTGCCGTCGCCGCGGGCGTAGCGATAGTATTGCTTGAAGAACGCGCGCAGCGAGCCGCGCGGGCGAAAATACACTACGGCCTCTGGCACAAAAGCGAAGTCGCCGCAGCGTTCGCGCAACTTCATGTCGAAGATCAAATCCTCACAATAGTCCAGCCATTCCGGGTAGCCGCCGGCGGCTTGCCAGGCCGACTTGCGGAAGGCCACCGAGCGCGACGAGGGCAGAAACGTCTCTGCTTTGATGTCGCGCAGCTCCGGCAGCACCGTTGCGCCCATGGCTACCTCGAACGTCGTATGAGGATCGGGCGTGAAAAAGCCGGCGACGGCATGGCAGCGCGCATCGGCCAACGGCGCGACGATCTTCTCGAGCCAATGTGGATCAAGCCGCACGCCGGCGTCGGTGCAGGCGATGATGTCGTGCGACGCTGCGGCGATGGCCAGGTTGCGCCCACGGGAGATGTTCGCGCCGAGCGCTTCGATCACGCGCAGGTTGAAGCGCCGCTCGCCGCGCAGCAAGGCGACCGTGTCATCGCGGCTGCCGCCGTCGCACACGACGATCTCATCCGGCCGGCGCGTCTGCGCGGCGATCGAGTCCAGCAGTGCCGGCAGGCTCGCGGCCTCGTTCAGCACGGTGAAGACCAGGGTGACGCGCACGTTTTTCCAGAGGTCAGAAAGTCAGATGGTCAGAAGTCAGAGATTTCAGAGATTTCAGAGATTCGAGATTCGAGATTAGAGATTCGAGATTCGAGATTCGAGATTCGAGATTAGAGATTAGAGATTAGAGATTAGAGATTGGATCTCTCATCCCTAATCTCTAATCTCCCAATCACCCAAGACGGCTCGCCCAGCGCTGCCTGCACTACATTCGTGTGCTCCGGCGCGACGATCATCACCATGCCGATGCCGCAGTTGAACACCCGTCGCATCTCTGCGTCACCGATATTGCCGGCCGACTGGATCAGCGCGAAGACGGGGGGCATCGGCCATGCGGCGTAATCAATCTCCGCGCGCAGGCCGGGCGGCAACACGCGTGGGATGTTTTCGACGAAGCCGCCGCCGGTGATGTGCGCCAGTGCCTTGATCGGCGCGGCGGCACGCGCACGCGTGACGACATCGAGATAACTGCGGTGCGGCGCGAGCAGCGCATCTACGAGCGGATCGTCCGGCTGCGCCGAGGCCAACCGGTCGGCCAGCACCTTGCGGATGAGTGAATAGCCGTTCGTGTGCGGCCCGGACGAGGCGAGGCCGATCAAAACGTCGCCCGGCGCGATCGCATTCAGCCGTGGCAAGAGCGCCTCGCGTTCGACCACGCCGACGATCGTCCCGGCCACGTCGAACGCGCCGTCGGCATACACACCGGGCATCTCGGCGGTCTCGCCGCCTAATAGCGCACAACCGGCATCGCGGCACGCTTCGGCCATGCCTTTCACGACCGAAGCAACCTGGCTCGGATCGAGCTTCGACGCCGCGATGTAGTCCAGGAAGAACAACGGACGCGCCCCCTGCACCAGGATGTCGTTGATGCAGTGGTTGACGATGTCATGGCCGATGGATTCGTAGCGACCAAAGGCCGCGGCCAACTTGACCTTGGTGCCGACGCCGTCTGTGCTCGCCACTAGCACCGGCGCGCGCATGTCCCGCAGTTGCGCCGCGTCGAACAAGCCGCCGAAGCTGCCGATGCCGGCCAGCACGTCCGGCGTATAGGTGGACTGCACCGCGGCTCGCATCAGCGCAACGGCTTCATTGCCGGCGTCAATGTCCACACCGGCGGCGGCATAGGCAGAGGTCATGCGCGAATGATATATGATTCGTAGTAGCCATCGCTCGGCGTTCGGCGGGCACGATTCTGTGCCGAGCGCTGGTCGCCGGCGATTGCGCGGATGCCATGCTCTACACCGAAGCCCTGGATTATCTGTATTCACTCGCCAATTACGAACGTATCCCGATTGGCGCCTATACGCCCGAGACGCTGAACCTCGACCGGATGCGCAATGTGCTGGCCCGCCTGGGTAACCCGCAGGAGCGCTATCGCACCGTCCACGTGGCCGGCACGAAAGGCAAAGGTTCGACGTGTGCGCTCATGGCGTCGTGCCTGAAGCAGCTCGGACTGAAAGTCGGCCTGTACACCTCGCCGCACCTGAGCAGCTTCCGCGAGCGCATCCAGGTGAACGGCGAATTGATCGCGCCGGAAGCCGTCGGGGTGCTGGCGCAGAAAATCAAAGAAGCTGCCGAAGAAGTGCCCGGCCTCACCACGTTCGAGGCAGCAACGGCTATGGGCTTTTTGCACTTCTCGCGCCAGGATGTGGATTGGGCGGTGATCGAAGTCGGCCTGGGTGGCCGGTTGGACGCCACCAACGTGATCACGCCGCAGGCCGCGATCATCACCTCGATCAGCTACGACCACCAGCATATCCTCGGCAACACGCTGAGCGAGATCGCAGCGGAAAAGGCCGGCATCATCAAGCCCGGCGTGCCGGTGATCAGCCAGGCGCAGCCGGCAGCAGCGATGGCCGTGATCGAGCGCGTCGCGCAGGAACGCGGCGCGCCGCTCACCGTGATCGGGCGACATTGGCGCTGGACGCCAGGGCCGTTCTCGCTCGTCAAGCAATCGTTCGAGATCAAGAAGGTGTCGCTCATCCGCAGCAAGGAGAAGCCGTTCGTCAACGATCTGGAGGGTTGGTATGAAATTGCCTTGCTCGGCAAACACCAGATCGAAAACGCGGCGACCGTGATCGCGACGGTGGATGTGATCCGCGACGCGTTGCTGGCCACCGGCGCGCATGACTTCGGCGCGCGCGCCGTGCGCGATGGCTTGCGGCTGGCGACCTGGCCGGGCCGCTTCGAGATCCTGCGGGCCGATCCCCCCCTGATTGCTGACGGCGCGCACAACCTGGACAGCGCAAACAAGTTGGCAGCGACGCTAGCCGAGGTCTTCCCCGGCCGGCGCTGGACCTTCATCTTCGGCACGCTCCGGGACAAGGACGCCGAGGGCATGATCAAAGCGCTCAACCCGCGCGCGACGCGGTGGATCTTCTCGCAACAGTCCGACTCGCCGCGCGCCGTCCCGGCCGAGCAGCTGTTGGCGATCGCGGCCCAGGCGGACATCTCGCGCGCGGTTGCGTTTCCGGATTTGGCCGGTGCGCTAGACGTCGCAATCAAGGGTGACGAGCCGGTATGTATCTTCGGCAGTGTAGCTTTTGTCGGCGAGGCGCGCGTGAAATGGGCGCGGTTGACCGGCGCCGAAGCGCTGCCGGCGTGCGATTGATTCGATGAATAGTTCGTTCACCTCCCAAATGCAAGACTGGCTGATCGGTGCCAGCTTCGGCAACGGGCTGCCTCAGCAGGCCGACGCCAAAGCGCAGTTGCCGGATGTCTTCGAGGCGCCGATCTTGCCGTTGCGCGATCTGGTCGTGTACCCGCGCTCGGTCATGCCACTGACCATCGGACGCGAGCGATCGCTGCGCGCACTGGACGTGGCGCGCTCAATCGGCCTGGCCGTCACGATTGCGCAGAAGTCGGTGGATGTCGAGGATCCGCGCCCATCCGACTTGTATGAGATCGGCACCGCGGTGGCGATCGGCCGCATGCTGAATCTGCCGGATGGGTCGGCCAGCCTGATCGTGCAAGGACGCGCGCGGGTGA
The window above is part of the Candidatus Roseilinea sp. genome. Proteins encoded here:
- a CDS encoding cyclase, translating into MRRFEYSFVVNAPLDKVWAFHDDPTALPKVMTGPVKMHVHHVDRPLQPGSRILMTMQIGPIRRRWNVRLRAKEAPRFFTDEQIEGEGPFRRWRHTHAFEAIDADRTRVIDRLEYEPPFGWLGKIGDVLFGGIVMRGMFASRARATRRWLESQASDATRPASAEQLAK
- a CDS encoding glycosyl transferase, which codes for MRVTLVFTVLNEAASLPALLDSIAAQTRRPDEIVVCDGGSRDDTVALLRGERRFNLRVIEALGANISRGRNLAIAAASHDIIACTDAGVRLDPHWLEKIVAPLADARCHAVAGFFTPDPHTTFEVAMGATVLPELRDIKAETFLPSSRSVAFRKSAWQAAGGYPEWLDYCEDLIFDMKLRERCGDFAFVPEAVVYFRPRGSLRAFFKQYYRYARGDGKANLFLKRHWVRYMTYLVVLPALLVGLIWGAPAVKLLAALLLLAGVVAYTRTPYRRLGRWWRGLPWSEKLKTIALVPVIRVVGDVAKMLGYPVGVWWRLRRRPAP
- a CDS encoding D-glycerate dehydrogenase — encoded protein: MARYTVLYLCPLGKQHQAWRLSAAPAEFEVVMRRSTEVSRDEVLRLLRDADALITERAGGVDRAMIEAGPRLKIIQRIGSLYHDIDLDAAREFHVPVCVRPIRGTIAVAENLMLQMLAVLRRAVPLQKVLHMPPEAFLPSGPRRTTEDVFAFNWSGQTRVSLIYGKTIGILGFGEIGAELARRLWPWGCRLLYAKRHPLPRFVEEELGIVHRDAEQVLRESDIVVCLLPYFQETDLWLNATRIAMMKPGAWLVEAGSGSVVDEQAVADAVRSGHLAGASFDTYEWEPIRPDNPLLMLADSDPDANIFLLPHIGSCNDSGFSSEFAEFYANVRRALNGEPLEGRVA
- a CDS encoding oxidoreductase, with amino-acid sequence MILVTGANGYVAGHTLQQLQALARQSAGEAPRAKGLIRNPQRADKVRALGAEPVIGDVTDPASLAKAMAGVEKVIHLAAVNRDRGAVTMERVNTQGTINVVEAAKQAGVKHIINLVGLGADPKRPYPLAYTQGRGVEAIIASGIPYTILEASVIFGPGDEFLNTLAGLARIPPFMIVPGDGQTKFQPIAVQDVAACLVHSLSKPEVINRRLQICGSEVITLEGIIDAILAELRVKRIKLHMPVFLLKPAVAIMDVLLPRPPVTPSLLAQLGVDNVATDNATTKVFGIEPIKLRDGIGFVREMSFGKLMARTFGRAEYR
- the melA gene encoding alpha-galactosidase; its protein translation is MSTKIVVIGAGSVSFGPAILRDLFAFAGDLRGSEIWLVDINAEALDVMARYADKLNAAFDQPFTLHATTDRCQALPGARFVIVSVAVDRLATWKLDWQIPLKHGVRHILGENGGPGGLSHTLRNIPLLLSIARDVERLAPQAMLLNFTNPMSRLCMALDRYTRVRFVGLCHQIGEGYHIVNRALGLVPESGDWWADTHAIQQRIHITAAGLNHFTFILDLRDAQTGEDLYPLLRERLAKMPMDFELMSRRLMDVFGLFCATGDGHAGEYIGFAAETMALTGYDFHRYEKHGHEQWERIRRIAGSTDPADLVELKASVRHPGERAVPIIHAMLRDLNQYELSANIRNDGCISNLPGDAIVEVPAIVNARGVHGIHVGPLPKGLAAIMRREVEIQELVVEAGVKGDRNAALQALLLDPHIHSYAQATHLLDDLLKAHAKYLPQFA
- a CDS encoding beta-glucosidase; protein product: MSTLSFPPGFLWGTATSSYQIEGAAHEDGRGRSIWDDFCRYKDAIQDGSDGSVACDHYHRYREDVALMKQLGLQAYRFSIAWPRILPKGYGAVNPKGVAFYDRLVDELLAAGIRPFVTLYHWDLPSALHAQGGWTTRDSAGWFADYAAVVVRALGDRVKDWITLNEPWCSAYLGYEFGMHAPGYQDKALASRAGHNLLLAHALGMQAIRAAGNAETRVGITLNFEPRLPATDSDEDRRAAEQEFDWQYEGFAEPILTGAYSQRMLDRMAGAADIRAGDLAMIAARNDFIGVNYYSAVRVSATRGAVYDDDPEFTRMGWAVRPDGLYAILMKLHRATQGRTPLYITENGASFSDTVTDGRVHDERRVAYLRAHFAATHRAIQDGADVRGFFVWSLMDNFEWSFGYQQCFGIVHVDYATQQRTIKDSGYYLRDVIAANAI
- the purM gene encoding phosphoribosylformylglycinamidine cyclo-ligase, encoding MTSAYAAAGVDIDAGNEAVALMRAAVQSTYTPDVLAGIGSFGGLFDAAQLRDMRAPVLVASTDGVGTKVKLAAAFGRYESIGHDIVNHCINDILVQGARPLFFLDYIAASKLDPSQVASVVKGMAEACRDAGCALLGGETAEMPGVYADGAFDVAGTIVGVVEREALLPRLNAIAPGDVLIGLASSGPHTNGYSLIRKVLADRLASAQPDDPLVDALLAPHRSYLDVVTRARAAAPIKALAHITGGGFVENIPRVLPPGLRAEIDYAAWPMPPVFALIQSAGNIGDAEMRRVFNCGIGMVMIVAPEHTNVVQAALGEPSWVIGRLEIRDERSNL
- a CDS encoding oxidoreductase, which encodes MKDRVVVITGASSGIGRAAALMLAKAGAKLGLAARNYHALMEVADAARQLGAQAIAVPTDVTQKDQVADMVSEVLASFGRIDGLVNCAGVGVIRPIEQLTEADIDRTYAVNTKGVILVSQAVGAAMLKTGGGRIVTPVGTMGRYVMRGSAAYSASKWGAVGALKAMATEWQRSGIGITLLYLGGVNSPFWDAIDMKVQRDKMLSTEDAAQAILYALQAPPNGVLNEIVLQPESHQFI